In Miscanthus floridulus cultivar M001 chromosome 19, ASM1932011v1, whole genome shotgun sequence, the DNA window AGATTCCAGGAGAACTGAACGGAGCCTAAGGAAGAAGTCAGAGAAAAGGCATGTTTTGGTAGAgctctaaatggattcggtttcattgtttttttgtttgtttgtttgtttttgctTCAGAAGCCATTTTTGTGTGTGCTCGTTTTGTAGAGCTTTTAATTAAGTGTAGAGAAACCACTACAAGTCTACAAAAGCCATACAAAGAGGGCTATATATAGTCCGTAAAGCTACATTGTTGTCGGGTATAATTGCGATCTTCCATGACTTGAGCGGATTGCGATCGAATTTGGTGATGCGAATGGCACGTCACGATTGCACATAACTTCGTGATGCTTGCCGGGATATTTTTGGGAGCTAAATGCCAGTCTTTGTAATGAGCTTTCACTGTGTTACGATTGGGTGATCCACTATGTGGCCTTCGTTTCTTTTGATTGTTCAAAATTGATGGATATCTATTACTTTTAATCTTCTTGATTCAAAATAATGCAGATGCTGACCAGAGTGATGTCAAAATGAGCAACCCATCAACAAATGTATTGCGAACTCGTAGACATGGTTTGGCTCCAAGGAAGAGGATCGGCACGAAGAGGGAAACGTCAATCAACATCAGTTACAAGAATACTCACGGTTGGAAAAACTTGTTCTCCTAAAATTTGGTTAGGCAGTACTATGTATGATAGGGCAAGACAATTCTATCTGGATAGTAGCCTTTCTCCGGTTCACAAAAGCAGTCTATGTATACAAAATGACAGATGTACAAAATCTTCATCAGGATGGATGTGCAGCAACAGGCCAACAGCCACGCCTTCCGCTCAACTCAAGCATTAGAACAGACTTTCTCTGGGAATGATGGTTAAAAAAACAAGGCATTAGCAccccaaataaaaaaaaaacaaggaaGTTTCCTTGGAACCGCCAGAAGCTGATGCATCGTTTTAATTAAAGAGAAGCTTGTACCTTGTCTGGAACTGCTACAGCACAACCGGTCATCGTCCACGTAAGTTGCATTCAGTCCCATCATCCATGAACCTACTGATATGTCGTCGTGTGCATAACTCTGCAGTGATGCACTGTGTGACAGAGAAGACAAAGCTGAGCTGAAGAAAGAAGACCTGGTGGGCAGAAATAAAGCACCAGAAAAAGGAAGAGCTTCTGTCCAGACAAAAAATTGGTAGCACATATTTCTGAATAGAAACATCTAATGCTCAAATTTTGACATGGGAATGCTTAAACGTGTCCTTGCATCTTGAAGATAACGGTGATATTTATCCTGGATGGTGCTCCTATCAGTGATGCCACATGTTTTGCTGGTGCTTTACATTACCTCACATTCAATCGTCCAGACATCTTCTATGCCATCCAGCAGGTCTGCCTCCACATGCACGACCCCAGGAGCCTCATCTTTCAGCTCTAAAGCGCATCCTGTGGTACATACGTGGTACTCTTCACCTTGGGCTGCTCATTCGACCCTCAGCATAGTTTGATCTGGTGGTGCCGACACTGACTGGGCCGGCTGTCCCGACACACGCAAGTCCACCTCAGGCTATGTCGTGTTTCTCGGTGATAGCCTCGTCTCCTGGTCTTCCAAGTGCCAAAATACTGTCTCTAGGTCCAGCGTGTCGAAGCCGAGTAGCGTGGTGTGGCCAATGCAGCGGCTAAGGCTTCCTGGCTGCAGTGGCGGAGCGTGCAGCCCaagcaaggggggggggggggcattttGCAAGCATGCGCTGAATAAGAAGACACCTTGCGGCAGTCCGAGAGCTTTGTAGGCTGGCAAGAGCTCTGTTGCTGCATGCCAAGTGCAGAGCCATCTGCGGTGAGAGATGTATAGCCACGGAGACACTGCCACTCTGACgtagaaaagcagaagggagaaaTGGAGACTGATTGTGGATTGCGTTGTTTGCCATGCCTACGGATAGACTGATTGCTTGCTAGCTACCATGACTCCGCACTATTATTAAGTCATGGccttgtatttatatttctatTCCCTCTAAACTGTATATGAACTTTAGAAAAATTTCAGAACCAAGGGGGCCCATAGCCCACTATGGCCCCCACGTAGCTCCGCCGTTGCCTGGCTGCAGCAACTTCTATGTGAGCTCCACTCCCCACCCAGCAAGGCTATCTTGGTGTATTGCGACAACATCAGCGCTGTCTACATGTCATCCAACCCGGTTCACCACCAACGCACCAACCATATTGAGATTGATCTCCACTTTGTTCGGGTGCGTGTTGCTATTGGTGTTGTCCGCGTCCTCCACGTGCCTTCGACGATCTTTCAAGAGTTCTGGTCCAATCTGAACGTCTGTGGTGATGCTCCgattgcggggggggggggggggggggggggggggggggatggggggggggggatggGGGGTGGGGGTGGTTAGGCAGCTGCATAGGGCACCTGATTGATATCTATTAGGCAAGGAGATCCCACGGTGGTCATGATTCTATAAACCAGCCCGGGATCCTCCTTGCCTGTATATGCAACCTTGCCATTGGCCTCCTAATCAATCTATCAATTTTTTGTGATGTACTTTGCTTTCACCACAAAGTGACAACTGATGACGCAGCAAAAAAAAATGGCATTTGGCATTTCCAAATATCACATTTCTGTGTGCATTTTTAATATCTGACAGACTGACCTTGTGCTTACATTTCAGCAACAAGCAAACCTTAGTTAAATCCCTAAGAAAACCAGATATATCAGATAACTAAACTGAGCTCTGGTCATTTAAGGACAAATCAACAGTATTAGTGTATTACCCTGAGTAATCACTTGTTACATCTCCTTAGTTTCTATTTCCATTTATACGACCTTTTTGTTTTTAAGCTGGTATTAGGATCAAGACAAATTAACAAAACCTACAGTTTCCTAGACTCTAATTGACCAACAGAGGGCACCTATATATGCTACATAAATGGCAGTTTTGAAGCACCTCTTTTAGGTAATAATCCTTATAAAACAAGATAGGAACTGCTACTAATACTATTAGAACAACAACAAAACCTTCTATGAGGTGCATCTATAGTTCAACCTATGAATTTGATAGAATGACCCCATTCCTCGAGCTTACAttaattattagcttgtgaggGATGGAGTTGTGATGGATCAACTCATTCAATTCCACCAACCAAACAAAAATGTAAGGAGTGAGAAGACGATGAATCACTCCCCATCCTCACACCAAACACCCTATTAGTCCACAGTAAGTAGAGGTACACTAGAGTTGAAGCCCAACATGAGCCATCAACTCATAGACGTGCTATTCAGGGCTCAGATAAACGTGGTTTGGCTCCAAGGAAGAGGCTCAGCACGAAGAGGAAAACTTCAATCAACATCAGTTCCAAGAATACCCGCGATTGGAAAAAAACATGTTCTCCTAAAATTTGGTTAGGTAGTACTATGTATGAATTATGATAGGGCAAGACAATTCTATCTGGATAGTAGCCTTTTTCCGGTTCACAAAAGCAGTGTATGTATACAAAATGACAGATGTACAAAATCTTCATCAGGATGGATGTGCAGCAACAGGCCAACAGCCACGCCTTCCGCTCAACTCAAGCATTAGAACATACTTTCTCTGGGAATGATGGTTAAAAAACATGGCATTAGCACCCAAAAAAAAACAAGTTTCCTTGGAACCGCCAGAAGCTGATGCATTGTTTTAATTAAAGAGAAGCTTGTACCTTTGGAACTGCTGCAGCACAACCGGTCATCGTCCACGTAAGTTGCATTCAGTCCCATCATCCATGAACCTACTGATATGTCGTCGTGTGCATAACTCTGTAGTGATGCACTGTGTGACAGAGAAGACAAAGCTGAGGTGAAGAAAGACCTGGTTGGCAGAAATAAAGCACCAGAAAAAGGAAGAGCTTCTGTCCAGACAAAAAATTGGTCCTTGCATCTTGAAGATAACGGTGACATTTATCCTTTGACAGAATATGACATGAtgtgtgttccttaggaagtaaaTTAAAATAGCATTCTAATCAATGCACTCATTGATAATCCGTACCCAATGGGTATTCAGTAATAATTATTTGGATAACTATCATGGCAACATACGATAGGGATTTAGATATAAGAAACTAAAGTTGAAAAGAAAAGATTAGTTCTTTCATCCACAACAAAACATTCAGCCCAAATATGTCACATTCAGTCTGATGTAATCCAACTCCTGCATCAGCATAAGATGTTCTGCAGATTCAAAAGCTCAGGGACTGTTGCACGTACTATTAATCTAGCTAACTAGGATGGTGTTGCTCAAAGCCAGTTTAACTTGATATTGGTTAAGATGAAACAGGGAGACACAAATGACATATCACTTACCTATTTATGTTGATGTAGCGTGCCAAATTTTTTGAGAGGATAAACAAAGAACCAGAAGCATGTCGAAAATACCTGTTTTTATGAATAAAGTGAATCAGTCAGTGAACATGAAAAAAGCATGACAGAGACTGCATCTTGAACGAAAAAACCTAGAAACTTCTGTCACATATGAGTCCACCCCAAGAAAAAGGCCCATAGAGGTTAAGTATGTACTTAAACCaatggaaaaaaaaacaaagaatataactgaataacaacaacaacaacaacaacaaagcctttaataACTGAATAACATCAAGTGCAAAAATTGTGCTGAGACTGGAAGTGCTGGGTAGTGGGTCCAATAGTTGGTGTCACTCTTGTTAGAGTATATTTGATAGTTTAGGATTGTAATTTGATATTGCCATATGTATCTGGGGCCTGGGAGGCAATTTGCCCCCCAAGTCTCTGTACTCTATATACTGCCCGAGAGGCTCAATACAATATATCCCACGCATTATGTCGTATCTACTATGCTTTCATGGTATCATGGGTTTAGGTTTCGTTCCTGAACCCTCAGGCTTCCCGCTATCATCACCATTGCGCCACCCCTGGGGAGATCGATCTCTACCAGGGGAAGCACCCTTGTAATTAGGTTGGGCTGATCTAATTGATCTGCCCTGTGTATCATTGTCAAGCAGCATGGGGCGGCAGCAGGCCAGCAGCAAGCATCCTACACTGTGTTGTCAGGCTAATCTACCATTGGCATTGTAGGACCACATGACCGTCTCGCGCCCGACTGTGCCGCACCGTGGCCGCCACATCAGTGGGAATTGTGCCCTATAGGATGCTGTCCACCAGCTGGGCCATGCCACACCGCTGGTTGGGTCACATCGTGGTTCACCATGCCAGGCAGATGCTGCTGCTGTTTTTTCTACAATCAAAGATTGGGGTTGTGTTTCCCTATCTACCGATTCCTCAACGTTGGATCGTCGACCCTCCCAAGCTCGAGGTTGTCATTGCGTGCCCTCCTAGGCAACAATGATACTGCTCATGGTCAAACTATCTTCATGGTCGCCGCCTATCCAAGCTGGCACCACCCATGCTGTCGGTCCTCCTCAAGCTAACTCGGGATCCGAGTTCGTGCTTACTGCCGCCACCTCTAGaacatcaccagttcaccactaATGTCGCTAACGGATGATGTGTGAGCGCTTATTGATACAGCCGAGCAGCCCGATCTACATTCACCATTTGGTCGGCTCTATTAGagatatgtactccctccgtcccaaaatatctgtcgctttcgcttcccgagaaacaactttgataaaatatatattaaaaaatattaatatttatggtacataattagtatcattagaaagatctttgaatctagttttttaataaatttatttggagatacaaatgttgtacgtattttttacaaatcgagtcaaacttgtggcacggaAATCGGAAACGACAGATaatatgggacagagggagtatagtcTATGTACCTTACTTGTACTCCAAGTTGTATCctggctatatatatgaaagttACCCCTCCCTAATGGGTGTGACGTGTTTTCCCTATTCTACATGGTATCGGACGCATGGGTTCCCTTCCGGCCCCTCCCTCTGCCCTAGCTTCTCCCCACGACGCCGCTTCCACAGCCGCGCAGCCACCCCTCACCCATGCGATCTCCCTTGCGCGCAGCCACCACCTCCCGCGTGGACTCTTCCCTAGGCTCATTGTCCTGCTGCAGTCATTGACaagaagttggtgattatgtgtactcaTGTTCCTATGTTGATGCTTCAGACCAACGCCTCCCTCCACTGCTCTGACCACATCCACCTTGACCCCGGCTACTTCGTTGACAAAACAGGCTATCGTTCGGAGCTACTTGTCAGTTTCCACTCCATGCAATGTGACGTTGCTACGACAACGAGTGGATTAGTCTTCGATTTCTTCTCTAGTTTGATTGTTTGCGATGCTCTCTCTACGATGCAGAGGGATATTTGAGTATATTTAGTAGTTTAACATTGTATTCGACATTGCCATATGTATCTGGGAAAGTGGGAAGGCAACTTGCCCCCCAAGTCTTTGTACtctatgggtgtgtttggtttcctggCCTGCTTTTGGCCTAGCTAGCCATCTAAGCCTAGGCAGTCTAGGCCTGCTTCAACCAAGCCAATGATTAGTTCTGCCTGCTAGCAAATGGTGTGTTTGGTTGTCTGGTTTGCTTTGCATAGaatcacctcttctttgagctggTAAGTTTACCCTCTTGAGACATTTTGTCGAACCGTTGGTGGGCATGCTCAGCTGCATCCTCCTCCGCCACACGAGCTCGCCGGGCAACCCCGCCGCCGTGCCACGTGCCCCAGCTGCGCGAGCCTAGTGGCGCGTGATACCGCTGCCACACCGCGCGAGCCCAGGAAGCGATCGTGAGAAAGGTATCCTATGTCGCCACCGCGCAGGTTGGTCATCATGAGGTGCTCGACGTTGGGGTGCAACGGCTCGGGGTGGGCTCCTGGAGCTCGGCGCGACGCTCTGCAGAGCGGGAGGTCCTGCGGCCGGGACTGAAGGGCCTGCTCCTGGAGCTCGGCACGGCACTCGACAGAGCGGGAGGTGTGGTGGCGGGGAGCCAGGGACCGAAGGGGTCGCTACTGGAGCTCAGCTTAGCGCTAGGGGGGGCGGGAGGTGCGCGACGAGGACCGAAGGGTGATAGGTGAGGAAGTGTGGACCTGCGTCCGGAGTGAGGCGAGCGCAAAGCCATGCTCCGAGAAAACGGACACCCCCCGCATTTTTGTTAAGCCTGGCTAAGGGGGCGTCTGTGAGCCTCAACCAGGCTACCAAACACTTCAAAGGTTGCATTGCGGAAGCCTGGACAGGGATAGTGCAGGTCACCAAACACTCCCTATATGGCTATATATATTGCCCAAGAGGCTAAGAATGCAATCTATCCCACGCATTATACCCAATCTACCATGCTTTTCATTCTCAAATTTAAAAATAAACCGGAATGGACTTCATAAGGTCAAAAAGGCATCATGTAGTCCCCATAAGACAATATAACTGAATTCTTGTTACAAGGTTAAAATCTATGGTGAAATTGCCTATTGCACTCAACTCATGGTTGTGAAAAATTGAATGAGCTCTATTGGAGATACTATCTCTACCCAGGGGTATCCTCTTAGTAGGAAGCAAGCATTTTATTACTTGCCAACCGCCAAACATGGTGTAAATATAAGTATTTGAATGCTCTTATAGCAAGAATATGGTATCTACTAACAGGAAAAAGAATAAATTCATTCAGGAGAATGAGAAGATGGCAATTAACTCACGTTTTTGAATCTCCAAATTTCCACCAGTCAGGTTCATACCATTGTTGGCCCCTAAAATTGAGATTGACAACAGAATCACTTTGATAGTTGACTAACAAGAGGCAAAGAAATCCAAAATGAAATGCCGCATAGATGAAAAATGCAATACAAAGCACATGTTTTCTCAAGTTCATACAGTGGTAGCACAAAACGCATTAGTTTTTCATCAGAATTATTTGCTAACTAGATTGAACTATCAAAAGAACTGACTGCAAAAGGTTACTAAAACATTTGCTCAGTGCATTCCACTACATGGCACAACTTTGGAAGGATTATGCATCCCTACTGAATCAACAAAAAAACGGACTTCTACTTAAGAATGAGATGGCTTGGAGTTGGAGTCAGAGATACCATACGCGCTAGGCTATCAATAAATTAAAAACCTGATGATTAAGTAAAGAAAGCACATACTCTTCACTTATGACAACCCCTGATTTCATACAACCCATATACAATCCTTGGCTACCTCGACGGCCTTCGAGCATCTCAATTAACCCAGCTGACAGAATAATTGCAAGAGGTTAGTTTAAAAGGAAGGGGCAAGATCAATAGAAGTACTGTAAATCAGCATACACAGAGAACATAAAAAAAGATACCTAAGTCAAGATTAATGTTATCCTCAACTTTGACATAGAATTCTGCATCCCAGGTTTCAACTGCGGCACTGAAGAAAAACTTTGCTTTGCTCGGTAATTCTTCTGCAGCCTCTTCGTGACTTTCCTGCCCAATCCAAAATGCTTACAATTTCAaagttcattgatgaaatgtataAGATCACATGGGTCCAACCTAGTCTTTGATGGAAGCAAGAAAGGTCTAAACTCTAAAGTCTTGCTTACGTACTACAACTTGTGAAGGACAATTGAGAATATGAGATACTAATAGGACCTTACAAGAATCAAGAAGTCCTTTGTCTGCCGATTTTCATCGTCAATATTACGGTCCAAGCTATCACCTCGATTTGCACTGCACGTCCAAAAAGGTACACACATCATCAATAAAACGAGAGATGGAGAATGGATTATATTTTTCTAATAAAAGAGAAAACGAGAATGACAATGATATTGTTAGATTCTGAACTAATAACGATGCAATAACTCAAAGGTATAGATCCAGAACAAAACCTCCGACCAATAACAAAACGAATAACTACACCCTTTTCCTCAAGCTTCTTCAGAGCATCACCTGCAATTTACAGTGAAATAGAAGAATACAGTTATACTTATGAGTTGGAGAAAATCCTTGTTTACACAAAACAATTTAGCTACTCCATATTTATCCAGCATTTAAATCAAATAATTTTGCCATCTCTTCATCAACCACTCTCAAATTAGTAAAGTTTTGTATCACAAGCAGTCTCTTCCACTACTTGGTGTTGTCAAGGGAAATTATTTCTATCGCTAGGAACTAGCGAAATTTAAAGAACAAGAGCAGCAAACCTCTGGGCATCCAGGAGCCACGGAAGACGTTCCTCTTGAGACGGGATCCAAAACCAGTGTAAACTCCAATGACGGCAAGAAGCTGCTTCTTCTTGTCAGAGTCCACAGCTGCAGTCCTGTTCCCCCACAGGTACCCCTCGCTCTTGGCCTTGGTCAGGTCCATCTCCGCCTCAACAATTTTGCTTCCAATCGCCCTGCCACCACGGCACTTCGAATCAGCAGAGCAGAAAAGTAACACAACAACCCAAATTCACTTACAAAGAACTGAAAACTCACTTGCATCCGAGGTTCCTAAGCTTGTCCTCCACCGAGAGCACCTTCGGGACCTGCAATCAGGTGGCGCCGTCAGGCTGAATCAAGAGGTAGAATTAAAAATGCGAGTAGGCGGAGTGAGGAGGCGAGGAGAGATTCGCACGCTGCCAGAGCTCTTCTCGAGGAATCCTGACAGGATCGCCCGGGTCTGCGCGTCCTGCCACAACCTGAGACGGAGCCAGGAATAAGATCACGACTCCCTATCGGGTGCTGGACCGGAGTGTCTGGGATCTGAGCGGGTAGGGGGGACGTACCGGCCGGCGACGTAGAGCCAGGCGAGGCAGGAGAGGAAGGCCATGACGAGAGGGACCCTGCCCGAGGCGAGGGCGGTGGcgacggaggaggaggacggggcCTTGGACCGGCGGTTCTCGCGCCGCATGGCGCTGGCCAGCGTCTCCATGGCTGCGGAGGAGATCTCCGACGCTGGGCTCTCGGCGGTCGGCGCCTCCTGTCTGCTCTGCTTGCGGCCGTTAACGGAAAGGAAGGACCGAAGGAAAACGCCAGGCTACCTAGCCGTGGGCCATAGAAGGCCGGAACTGGGCCGCGCTCGAGATGAGGCCCAAAAATAAATCAACTAACAGCTTTCTAGATGAACCAATTCAGACTGAATTGATTACTGAAAATGAAAATGGAAGATCCCATTTACCAGGAATTGTTTACACAAAAGTGACATTGTTTATGACTGTTTTTTATCATTATCATATAGAATTGAAATTTCCAATATATATCCGCACCATATTAAGATCGTCACTGAATAGCTGTATTAATAATGTGGC includes these proteins:
- the LOC136528982 gene encoding hydroxyproline O-galactosyltransferase HPGT2-like isoform X1, translated to METLASAMRRENRRSKAPSSSSVATALASGRVPLVMAFLSCLAWLYVAGRLWQDAQTRAILSGFLEKSSGSVPKVLSVEDKLRNLGCKAIGSKIVEAEMDLTKAKSEGYLWGNRTAAVDSDKKKQLLAVIGVYTGFGSRLKRNVFRGSWMPRGDALKKLEEKGVVIRFVIGRSANRGDSLDRNIDDENRQTKDFLILESHEEAAEELPSKAKFFFSAAVETWDAEFYVKVEDNINLDLAGLIEMLEGRRGSQGLYMGCMKSGVVISEEGQQWYEPDWWKFGDSKTYFRHASGSLFILSKNLARYININSASLQSYAHDDISVGSWMMGLNATYVDDDRLCCSSSRQEKVCSNA
- the LOC136528982 gene encoding hydroxyproline O-galactosyltransferase HPGT2-like isoform X2 codes for the protein METLASAMRRENRRSKAPSSSSVATALASGRVPLVMAFLSCLAWLYVAGRLWQDAQTRAILSGFLEKSSGSVPKVLSVEDKLRNLGCKAIGSKIVEAEMDLTKAKSEGYLWGNRTAAVDSDKKKQLLAVIGVYTGFGSRLKRNVFRGSWMPRGDALKKLEEKGVVIRFVIGRSANRGDSLDRNIDDENRQTKDFLILESHEEAAEELPSKAKFFFSAAVETWDAEFYVKVEDNINLDLAGLIEMLEGRRGSQGLYMGCMKSGVVISEEGQQWYEPDWWKFGDSKTYFRHASGSLFILSKNLARYININSASLQSYAHDDISVGSWMMGLNATYVDDDRLCCSSSKEKVCSNA